One Candidatus Aegiribacteria sp. genomic window, AAATACTGCCTGATACGAACGGGTTAATGGTAATAATGACGCTTAATTCATTTCTTGTTGCAATCACTATGAAGATCCTCAATAAAATTCCGATTCATGATGAAATAAATATTGAGGAAATTGTAGATATACTGTATAACGGAATTTCCGCACGAAGAGAGGACAGCTGATAAGATGAGATATATAGCAGGAATATTGTTGTTAATAAGCCTTAATGCGGGAGCTGTCACCCTTGAAGAGGCTGTTGCACTCGCAATTGAAAACAGAGGTGATGTGCAGTCAGCCCTGATGTCCTACGAAAGCGCAGTATGGGAAAGCAGAAATGCCGATCTGTGGTTTCTACCGAAAGTGAACGGCCAGCTTGCCTTCTCGAAGAATTACGATATCCAGGAAATGACAATTCCTGGTATGGGCTCGATTCCAATGGGGACCGAATACTCGTCAATTGCCGGAGTATCTGTAACGGTACCTCTTTTTGTGCCTCAAGGGCCAGCAGGATCGCGGATGGCATCAAGAGCGGAGGAACTATCCCTTCAGCAGTCCCGGGCGGCTGAGATGGATGCGGTTGTTCAGGTTGTACAGGCTTTCTACGGTGTTCTTCTATCACAGGAAATGATGAATGTTTCCGCCGAAGCTCTTGAAATCGCTGAAGCGGGCTACGAACTCGCGGTTTTAAGATATGACGCGGGTACGATATCCCGCTTTGAACTTCTTCAGAGTCGTGTTGCCTGGGAGAACCGGAAACCAGGCCTGATTTCAGCTGAGAATGCACTTGAGAACGCTTCCACCGGTTTTGCGGTAGCTATCGGGCAGGATAGCTACGGGCTTTTCCAGGTAGAGGGCTGTCTCGATGCTGAACCTGAATTCAAGATTCCTGGAACCCTTGAAGAAGCTCGAGAAGCGATGTACCGAAACAGCCCTGATCTTCAAGTGGCAGAATATATGGGGCTCATAGGTGATGCTGGAGTGGATATGGCCAGGGCTTCTTTTCTTCCTCAGCTGGTTTTCCAGACAGATCTGAATTACATGGCGGCAAGAAGCGACGCCAGCTTCGAGATAGATGATTACGACAGGAATCTGGTGGCTTCAGTTGCCATTCAGGTTCCATTGTTTAACGGTTTTTCAGACATTTCAGGCTTCAATTCAGCCAGGGCTGAAAGGACGGCCTCAGAGGCATCGGCCAGAAGTATCAGGCAGGCTACCAATCTTTCTCTGGTGTCAGCCTGGAATAACCTTCAGGCAGCCAGGGAAGGCGTCGCGGCAACATGTTCGACTGTCGAACAGGCTCTGGAAGGAGCCGAAATTGCCAGAATATCATTTGAAGCAGGCATGATAACCCGGTTGGAAATGGATCAGTCTTTCCTGGCGCTTACTACCGCCAGGACAAATAATGCCA contains:
- a CDS encoding TolC family protein, encoding MLISLNAGAVTLEEAVALAIENRGDVQSALMSYESAVWESRNADLWFLPKVNGQLAFSKNYDIQEMTIPGMGSIPMGTEYSSIAGVSVTVPLFVPQGPAGSRMASRAEELSLQQSRAAEMDAVVQVVQAFYGVLLSQEMMNVSAEALEIAEAGYELAVLRYDAGTISRFELLQSRVAWENRKPGLISAENALENASTGFAVAIGQDSYGLFQVEGCLDAEPEFKIPGTLEEAREAMYRNSPDLQVAEYMGLIGDAGVDMARASFLPQLVFQTDLNYMAARSDASFEIDDYDRNLVASVAIQVPLFNGFSDISGFNSARAERTASEASARSIRQATNLSLVSAWNNLQAAREGVAATCSTVEQALEGAEIARISFEAGMITRLEMDQSFLALTTARTNNASALFNLRIAEAELLRAVGMMEGYLR